The proteins below are encoded in one region of Segatella copri:
- a CDS encoding Fic family protein, with translation MAFEKEIKEYEDLRRKYQTLIINKMDREEYIKYNEVLFSTHSCAIEGNSFSVDDTRELKEKGLGMIPAGKTLFEAFEMLDHFEAFEYMMQNTQHPLDENFLKEINRRVTSHTLSYRSPEAIPGEYTTTDMAAGDTVFGDHEELIARVPKLLESTEKAIVSAAVHPMILAARFHGFYEYLHPFRDGNGRTGRLVSNYILLRLNHPLLIIPSEARQEYISALRMIRTEATDEHLIRFFFKMAIQRMEEELKQKEANTKRFMTFLF, from the coding sequence ATGGCATTCGAAAAGGAAATCAAGGAATACGAGGATTTGAGACGCAAATATCAAACCCTTATCATCAATAAAATGGATAGAGAAGAGTACATCAAATATAACGAAGTACTCTTCTCTACCCATTCGTGCGCCATTGAAGGCAACTCATTCTCCGTAGATGATACCCGGGAACTGAAGGAGAAAGGCCTGGGGATGATTCCTGCCGGAAAGACTCTCTTCGAGGCTTTCGAAATGCTTGACCACTTCGAAGCCTTTGAGTACATGATGCAAAACACGCAGCATCCACTCGACGAGAATTTTCTGAAAGAAATCAACAGGCGGGTTACCAGCCATACGCTTTCCTATCGTTCTCCAGAAGCTATTCCGGGCGAATACACCACCACAGACATGGCAGCAGGCGATACGGTATTTGGCGACCACGAAGAACTCATCGCCAGAGTTCCCAAGCTGTTGGAATCTACCGAAAAAGCCATCGTTTCAGCAGCCGTTCATCCCATGATTCTTGCCGCCCGCTTCCATGGCTTCTACGAATATCTTCATCCCTTCCGTGATGGGAATGGAAGAACAGGACGACTCGTCAGCAACTACATTCTCTTAAGATTGAATCATCCTCTCCTTATCATCCCATCCGAAGCCCGACAGGAATACATTTCTGCCCTCCGTATGATTCGTACGGAAGCAACCGACGAGCACCTCATCCGCTTCTTCTTCAAGATGGCAATACAAAGAATGGAAGAAGAGCTGAAGCAGAAAGAGGCCAACACCAAGCGATTTATGACATTCCTCTTCTAA
- a CDS encoding sensor histidine kinase: MNNQLAIIVLLVILVVLVAVNIWLYRHYRRNIKKVTFLFDAIDNGDFSFNFPTEKRFKEDKILHQSLNRIKLFLQHTREEQMDREKYYEQILNAVDTGILVVDSHDNILQHNQAALRLLDTDVLTHMNQVKEKLKDEHLAKHETQAMLKDKHVRIIALSDVSHELSNQEVDSWIKLIRVLTHEIMNTITPVTSLSETLLTRVTEDKDLKQGLETIHKTGTELLAFVNNYRRFTHVPQPQPALFYVEPFLERMALLCNHEVEIEVSPKDLLVYADESLLSHVVTNLLKNAVEAFRGKEREDKQECRSADLQSAASKKAFIRLKAYANAQESIIIDVSNNAGLIPEDVASHIFIPFFTTKPEGSGIGLSLSRQIMRVSGGSLSLHQDKAQGITTFRIIIP; this comes from the coding sequence ATGAATAATCAGTTAGCAATCATCGTTTTATTGGTGATTTTGGTAGTTCTAGTAGCAGTCAACATCTGGCTCTACCGCCACTATCGCCGGAACATCAAGAAGGTAACCTTCCTTTTTGATGCGATAGATAATGGGGATTTCTCCTTCAATTTTCCTACGGAGAAGAGGTTTAAGGAAGATAAGATTCTGCATCAATCCCTCAACCGCATCAAGCTTTTCCTGCAGCATACGAGAGAGGAGCAGATGGATCGGGAGAAATATTACGAGCAGATTCTGAATGCTGTGGATACGGGCATCCTGGTGGTGGATAGTCACGACAACATCCTGCAGCATAACCAGGCTGCCCTCCGGTTGCTCGATACGGATGTGCTTACCCACATGAACCAGGTAAAAGAGAAACTGAAGGATGAACACCTGGCAAAGCATGAGACGCAAGCCATGCTGAAAGACAAGCACGTGCGCATCATCGCCCTGAGCGACGTGAGCCACGAACTGAGCAATCAGGAGGTGGATTCTTGGATCAAGCTGATTCGTGTGCTGACCCATGAAATCATGAATACCATCACGCCGGTTACTTCGCTGAGCGAGACTCTGCTTACCCGGGTTACAGAGGATAAAGACCTGAAGCAAGGCTTGGAAACCATCCACAAAACAGGAACCGAACTGTTGGCTTTCGTCAACAACTATCGCCGTTTCACCCATGTTCCCCAGCCTCAGCCTGCTCTTTTCTATGTGGAACCATTCCTGGAAAGAATGGCGTTGCTCTGCAACCACGAAGTAGAGATAGAAGTTTCTCCCAAGGATTTGCTAGTTTACGCCGATGAGAGCCTCCTCTCTCACGTAGTAACAAATCTTCTGAAGAATGCCGTAGAAGCTTTCAGGGGAAAGGAAAGAGAAGACAAGCAGGAATGCCGCTCCGCAGATTTGCAATCCGCGGCAAGCAAGAAGGCATTTATCCGTCTCAAAGCCTATGCCAACGCCCAGGAATCCATCATCATCGACGTGAGCAACAACGCCGGTCTCATCCCCGAAGATGTAGCCTCCCACATTTTCATCCCGTTCTTCACCACGAAGCCGGAAGGAAGCGGAATCGGTCTCTCCCTCTCCCGCCAAATCATGCGAGTAAGCGGCGGCAGCCTCTCGCTCCATCAGGACAAGGCACAGGGAATCACCACCTTCCGCATCATCATTCCATAA